From Coffea arabica cultivar ET-39 chromosome 2e, Coffea Arabica ET-39 HiFi, whole genome shotgun sequence, the proteins below share one genomic window:
- the LOC140036283 gene encoding uncharacterized protein — protein sequence MAEGWWERISDIFAALNYTEERQVAFAAFQFEGAARSWWNLIRVNWDRNHIPRIWANFTREFNAKFLPPLIQEKREDDFIKYRQGAQGTKANRLAAVRIDTFADAVERAQRVEIARAQVKLFQAKKRFAPSSSREPTFANAPPAKVGRGMGGVNSSGVPQGALARGVGVRGAGGRNIGDRGGPGGRNQTRNAPPGGRVTTPQVICGYCRKAGHTEDGYWRKEGKCLRCGSSEYQIAGCPKTLEGGTSSARQTTPGGNRSKVPARMYAIDDQPVPDSSEVVEGTLPIFHRLVRVLIDPGATHSFVNPIFMFGIDIQPVKLPFDLEVRTPMGNKSIITSLVYKNYEFWVGERKMLVDLVSLDIKGYDVIIRMDFLTHYHTKLDCRAKVVEFWFPGEATLKLDVRGRLASSALISGIRARKMLNKGAQGFLAFLINASSDQVKLEDVPVVREFPDVFPEELKTLPVEREVEFKIDLVPGTASISKTPYRMAPAELKELKIQLQDLVEKGFVRESDSPWGAPVLFVKKKDGSLRLCIDYRGLNEVTIKNKYPLPLIDSLFDQLQGSVVFSKLDLRQGYYQLKIKKEDIPKTAFNTRYGHFEVESYVVYSVASREGLEYVLMQKGKVKAEHQKPAGLLQPLEIPEWKWEYITMDFVTGLPRSQKGFDAVWVIVDRLTKSAYFLPVSMSFPLEKLAKLYTEEIMRLHGILISIVSDRDPRFVSQFWQKFQETLGIKLKFSTAYHPQTDGQSERTIQTLEDMLRSCTLDFGGK from the exons ATGGCAGAAGGTTGGTGGGAGAGGATCTCCGACATCTTTGCAGCTCTAAATTAtacagaggagagacaagtgGCTTTTGCAgcattccagtttgagggagctgctcgttcctggtggaacctaATTAGGGTTAATTGGGATAGGAACCATATTCCTAGGATCTGGGCGAACTTCACTCGGGAGTTCAATGCCAAGTTTTTACCCCCTCTcatccaagagaaaagagaagatgACTTCATTAAGTATAGGCAGGGGGCG caaGGGACCAAGGCCAACAGATTGGCCGCTGTTCGGATAGACACATTTGCTGATGCCGTAGAGAGAGCTCAAAGGGTTGAAATTGCCAGAGCTCAAGTAAAATTGTTTCaggccaagaaaagatttgCACCTAGCAGCAGTCGGGAGCCGACTTTTGCAAATGCTCCACCGGCCAAAGTGGGTCGAGGAATGGGTGGAGTAAATAGCTCTGGAGTACCGCAAGGCGCTCTAGCGAGAGGAGTTGGCGTAAGAGGTGCCGGGGGAAGAAATATTGGAGATAGGGGTGGACCAGGTGGAAGGAATCAAACTAGGAACGCTCCGCCCGGAGGTCGTGTGACCACCCCTCAGGTAATCTGTGGGTATTGCAGGAAAGCTGGCCATACTGAGGACGGATACTggaggaaagaaggaaaatgcttgaggTGCGGAAGCAGCGAGTACCAGATCGCCGGTTGTCCAAAAACCTTAGAAGGTGGTACCTCAAGTGCAAGACAGACCACTCCTGGaggaaataggtcgaaagttcCTGCCAGGATGTACGCCATTGACGACCAACCCGTACCTGATTCCTCGGAGGTCGTGGAAGGTActcttccaatctttcaccgatTAGTTAGAGTACTAATTGATCCTGGCGCAACTCATTCATTTGTGAATCCAATTTTCATGTTCGGAATTGACATACAACCTGTTAAATTACCCTTCGATCTTGAAGTTAGGACACCTATGGGTAATAAAAGCATAATCACTAGCCTAGTCTATAAGAACTACGAGTTCTGGGTTGGAGAGCGTAAGATGCTAGTAGACCTAGTCAGTTTAGACATTAAAGGGTATGATGTTATCATAAGAATGGATTTCCTAACCCATTACCATACTAAGCTTGATTGTAGAGCAAAAGTGGTAGAGTTTTGGTTTCCCGGGGAAGCAACCCTGAAGTTGGATGTGAGAGGCAGGTTAGCATCGTCTGCTTTGATTTCTGGAATTCGGGCAAGGAAAATGTTGAATAAAGGAGCGCAAGGTTTCTTAGCCTTCTTGATTAACGCTTCTAGTGACCAAGTAAAGCTAGAAGATGTACCAGTGGTAAGGGAGTTTCCAGATGTGTTTCCCGAAGAATTAAAAACCTTACCTGTAGAGAGAGAAGTGGAGTTCAAGATCGACTTAGTGCCCGGAACGGCTTCGATCTCTAAGACTccgtaccgaatggctcctgcagagctaaaagaattgaaaattcaATTACAGGATTTAGTGGAGAAAGGTTTTGTCAGAGAAAGTGATTCGCCTTGGGGGGCACCcgttctatttgttaagaaaaaggacggaagtttgaggttatgtattgaTTATCGAGGATTAAACGAAgttacaattaagaataaataccctctaccATTGATTGACAGTTTATTCGATCAGCTGCAAGGATCAGTAGTTTTCTCCAAGCTGGATTTGAGGCAAGGGTATTATCAGCTGAAAATTAAGAAGGAagacatacccaagactgcttttaatacAAGATATGGACATTTCGA AGTAGAAAGTTATGTCGTATACTCTGTTGCCTCTAGGGAAGGTCTAGAATATGTACTAATGCAAAAGGGTAAG GTaaaagctgaacatcagaaacccgCTGGTCTATTGCAACCACTAGAAATTcccgaatggaaatgggaatacataaccatggattttgtaacggGATTGCCTCGAAGTCAAAAAGGATTTGATGCGGTTTGGGTGATAGTTGACAGGCTTACCAAGTCCGCATATTTTCTACCTGTGAGCATGAGTTTTCCTTTGGaaaaactggccaagttgtacacagaagagatTATGAGATTGCATGGTATCCTTATAAGCATTGTGTCTGATcgagatccaagatttgtttcacAGTTCtggcaaaaatttcaagagacaTTGGGGATCAAGTTGAAGTTTAGTACCGCTTATCATCCCCAAACAGACGGGCAGTCAGAAAGAACAATTCAGACTTTGGAGGATATGCTGAGGTCGTGTAcattggattttggaggtaaataG